The following coding sequences are from one Streptomyces angustmyceticus window:
- a CDS encoding GNAT family N-acetyltransferase, producing the protein MIELRELSLADAPALQRVYRGASLAYIERGELSIGEAVGLVADSLACARAERPGRWAFGIVADDELLGMVRLRCRTERHATVSYLLREDSWGRGYATQAVAGMLRHAFTTTGITSVGARHHPENTASARVLRKNRFVHRGTRDGWPLYELHKPDSSSR; encoded by the coding sequence GTGATCGAGCTGCGGGAACTCTCCCTGGCCGACGCTCCCGCTCTCCAACGGGTCTACCGCGGGGCGTCCCTGGCGTACATCGAGCGCGGGGAACTCAGCATCGGCGAGGCCGTCGGCCTGGTGGCGGACTCTCTCGCCTGTGCCCGCGCCGAGCGACCCGGCCGATGGGCGTTCGGCATCGTGGCCGACGACGAGCTGCTCGGGATGGTGCGGCTGCGCTGCCGCACCGAGCGGCACGCCACCGTCAGTTACCTCCTGCGCGAGGACTCATGGGGCCGGGGGTACGCCACCCAGGCAGTCGCCGGCATGCTGCGCCACGCGTTCACCACCACGGGGATCACGAGCGTCGGGGCTCGGCATCACCCCGAGAACACCGCCTCCGCCCGGGTCCTGCGGAAGAACCGGTTCGTCCATCGGGGCACCCGTGACGGCTGGCCGCTGTACGAACTCCACAAGCCCGACAGCAGCTCCCGATGA
- a CDS encoding phosphatase encodes MPIASAAAAPSRAELVDHLVRTRIAGEVATPRENNLSHYRRLANGERHYWFGLEFGERWTDEQDVLAVMAERCGVNDDPHHRQGQDTIDPELTVGALDRAAAVLRKAAADGQRVLFATGHPGGLLDVHRATAEALRAAGCEIVVIPDGLRADDGMVFQFGDVAMLERGATLWHTHSPEPMAAVLDGLERESRPLPDLVMADHGWAGCAGQRGIDAVGFADCNDPALFLAESEGTLQVTIPLDDHVLSPRHYDPLTAYLLDAAGLR; translated from the coding sequence ATGCCGATAGCCTCCGCAGCCGCCGCCCCTTCCCGCGCCGAACTCGTCGACCACCTCGTACGGACCCGGATCGCCGGTGAGGTCGCCACTCCCCGCGAGAACAACCTCTCCCACTACCGCAGACTCGCCAACGGCGAGCGCCACTACTGGTTCGGCCTGGAGTTCGGCGAGCGCTGGACGGACGAGCAGGACGTGCTGGCCGTGATGGCGGAGCGCTGCGGCGTGAACGACGACCCGCACCACCGGCAGGGGCAGGACACCATCGACCCCGAGCTGACGGTGGGGGCGCTGGACCGGGCGGCCGCGGTACTGCGCAAGGCGGCCGCCGACGGGCAGCGGGTGCTGTTCGCGACCGGCCACCCGGGCGGGCTGCTCGACGTGCACCGGGCGACGGCCGAGGCGCTGCGCGCGGCGGGCTGCGAGATCGTCGTCATCCCGGACGGGCTGCGCGCGGACGACGGCATGGTCTTCCAGTTCGGCGACGTGGCGATGCTGGAGCGCGGCGCGACGCTGTGGCACACCCACTCCCCCGAGCCGATGGCCGCGGTCCTCGACGGCCTGGAGCGGGAGAGCCGCCCGCTGCCGGACCTGGTGATGGCCGACCACGGCTGGGCGGGCTGCGCCGGCCAGCGCGGCATCGACGCCGTGGGCTTCGCCGACTGCAACGACCCGGCCCTCTTCCTCGCCGAGTCCGAAGGCACCCTCCAGGTCACCATCCCCCTCGACGACCACGTCCTGAGCCCCCGCCACTACGACCCCCTGACGGCTTATCTGCTGGATGCGGCGGGGTTGCGCTGA
- a CDS encoding Tat pathway signal sequence domain protein, translating to MATLRNATLEAWMKEHGHSSNSLAEAVNSAVGDLTGRVGGLDGSSVRDWKAGRVRWPKSATRVALEKVTGLPATALGFVPRGRALSSDVAALQEDPVERRRFLASGSALAAVTAAPAAGSGRRIGTSDVVRLQRRFTEIIASDHRHGGRLGIEQKAAALADEALALQNSGSASQRVRARVYACAAAFRSSAMWASIDGRRYDDAMVHMREAQALAELAADPAIKFRIWSHAGTLYRHLGRPGEAMAANDVARSLCITRRDPLFASLGLARQAAIHGVAGNLTAARRGFSQAQDAMDRADPGADRPVWMTSFYDQAELDSLALTGYLALGDHETAEAHAHRCLAALRPHMQRSKAIATTRLACAQLGQGDVGPAVATAMAVPADAAVHHPRVARMLRNFHIKVHAMAPNSPTTRMWNEYAHTTWKESV from the coding sequence ATGGCCACCTTGCGGAATGCGACGCTCGAAGCGTGGATGAAGGAGCACGGTCACAGCTCTAATTCGCTTGCCGAAGCGGTGAATTCGGCAGTCGGTGATCTCACCGGGAGAGTCGGAGGACTGGACGGTTCGTCGGTCCGGGACTGGAAAGCGGGCCGGGTGCGGTGGCCGAAATCGGCGACGCGGGTCGCGTTGGAGAAAGTCACCGGGCTGCCCGCCACCGCCTTAGGGTTCGTACCGCGGGGCCGGGCCCTGTCGTCCGACGTCGCAGCATTGCAGGAGGACCCAGTGGAACGCCGTCGCTTCCTCGCCTCCGGGTCGGCCTTGGCCGCAGTTACGGCCGCTCCGGCAGCCGGCTCCGGCCGCCGGATCGGGACAAGCGATGTGGTCCGGCTCCAACGCCGATTCACCGAGATCATCGCGAGCGATCACCGCCACGGTGGCCGGCTCGGTATCGAGCAGAAGGCCGCGGCCCTCGCCGACGAAGCCCTGGCCCTGCAGAATTCCGGGAGTGCCAGTCAGCGAGTGCGTGCCCGCGTGTACGCATGCGCGGCGGCATTCCGGTCCTCGGCGATGTGGGCCTCCATCGACGGGCGGCGTTACGACGACGCGATGGTCCATATGCGGGAAGCGCAGGCGCTCGCCGAATTAGCGGCCGACCCGGCCATCAAATTCCGCATCTGGTCACATGCCGGGACGCTGTACCGGCACCTGGGGCGGCCGGGTGAAGCAATGGCGGCGAATGACGTTGCCCGAAGCCTCTGCATCACGCGCCGGGATCCTCTGTTCGCATCCCTCGGTCTTGCCAGGCAGGCAGCCATTCACGGCGTCGCCGGAAACCTCACTGCTGCCCGGCGTGGCTTCTCCCAGGCCCAGGACGCGATGGACCGTGCCGATCCGGGAGCCGACCGCCCCGTGTGGATGACCTCGTTCTACGACCAGGCGGAGTTGGATTCCCTCGCGCTCACCGGATATCTCGCACTCGGTGACCATGAGACGGCCGAAGCGCACGCCCACCGGTGCCTGGCGGCGCTCCGGCCCCACATGCAACGGTCGAAGGCCATCGCCACTACTCGGCTGGCGTGTGCTCAACTCGGCCAGGGGGATGTGGGGCCTGCCGTCGCCACCGCGATGGCGGTGCCCGCCGATGCTGCCGTACATCACCCGCGGGTCGCCCGAATGCTCCGCAACTTCCACATCAAGGTCCATGCGATGGCACCGAACAGCCCGACCACCCGCATGTGGAATGAGTACGCACACACCACCTGGAAGGAATCGGTATGA
- a CDS encoding acyl-CoA thioesterase yields MNDALRSLLDLLALERIEQDIFRGESRASVVPRVFGGQVAAQALVAAGRTVPEDRPPHSLHAYFLRPGDPGAPIVYTVDRIRDGRSFTTRRVVAVQHGQPIFHLSASFQTHEEGLEHQEPMPPAPDPLTLPSPAEILPRHAGRYLTPAVADRLLEARAAIDLRYVDEPPYATVGEAREPRSQVWFRTNGDLDKTLADGAGCGDTVTRPLLDICLVTYVSDMTLLDSILLAHGRGGWAVGDVVGASLDHAMWFHRPLRADDWLLYDQESPTAQSGRGLGKGRIFTADGRLAVSVIQEGVIRVPRTPAAG; encoded by the coding sequence GTGAACGACGCACTGAGGTCCCTGCTCGATCTGCTCGCCCTGGAGCGGATCGAGCAGGACATCTTCCGCGGCGAGAGCCGCGCCTCGGTCGTGCCCCGGGTCTTCGGCGGCCAGGTCGCCGCCCAGGCCCTGGTCGCGGCCGGCCGCACGGTCCCCGAGGACCGGCCGCCGCACTCCCTGCACGCGTACTTCCTGCGCCCCGGCGACCCCGGCGCGCCCATCGTCTACACCGTCGACCGGATCCGCGACGGCCGGTCCTTCACCACCCGCCGGGTCGTCGCCGTCCAGCACGGCCAGCCGATCTTCCACCTCTCGGCCTCCTTCCAGACCCACGAGGAGGGCCTGGAGCACCAGGAGCCGATGCCGCCGGCACCGGACCCGCTGACCCTGCCCAGCCCCGCCGAGATCCTGCCGCGGCACGCCGGCCGGTACCTCACCCCGGCCGTCGCCGACCGGCTGCTGGAGGCCCGCGCCGCGATCGACCTGCGCTACGTCGACGAGCCGCCCTACGCCACCGTCGGCGAGGCGCGCGAGCCCCGCTCCCAGGTCTGGTTCCGCACCAACGGCGACCTGGACAAAACCCTCGCCGACGGCGCCGGCTGCGGCGACACCGTCACCCGCCCCCTGCTCGACATCTGCCTGGTCACCTACGTCTCCGACATGACCCTGCTGGACTCGATCCTGCTCGCGCACGGCCGCGGCGGCTGGGCGGTCGGCGACGTCGTCGGCGCCAGCCTGGACCACGCCATGTGGTTCCACCGCCCCCTGCGCGCCGACGACTGGCTCCTCTACGACCAGGAATCCCCCACCGCCCAGTCCGGCCGCGGCCTCGGCAAGGGCCGCATCTTCACGGCGGACGGGCGGTTGGCGGTGTCGGTGATCCAGGAGGGGGTTATCCGGGTGCCGCGGACACCGGCCGCCGGGTGA
- the speB gene encoding agmatinase, whose translation MTTAASASNEPVGPVDSSRIPRYAGPATFARLPRLDEVGGRADVAVVGVPFDTGVSYRPGARFGGNAIREASRLLRPYNPAQDASPFALAQVADAGDIAANPFNINEAVETVEAAADDLLASGARMMTLGGDHTIALPLLRSVAKKHGPVALLHFDAHLDTWDTYFGAEYTHGTPFRRAVEEGILDTSALSHVGTRGPLYGKKDLDEDEKMGFGIVTSADVMRRGVDEVADQLRQRIGDRPLYISIDIDVLDPAHAPGTGTPEAGGLTSRELLEIVRGLSSCNLVSADVVEVAPAYDHAEITCVAASHTAYELTTIMSRQIAAARQGE comes from the coding sequence ATGACCACCGCAGCCAGCGCATCCAACGAGCCCGTGGGCCCCGTCGACTCCTCCCGCATCCCGCGGTACGCCGGGCCCGCGACCTTCGCCCGACTGCCCCGCCTCGACGAGGTCGGCGGCCGGGCCGACGTGGCCGTCGTCGGTGTCCCCTTCGACACCGGTGTCTCCTACCGCCCCGGCGCCCGCTTCGGCGGCAACGCCATCCGTGAGGCGTCCCGCCTCCTGCGCCCCTACAACCCGGCCCAGGACGCGTCCCCCTTCGCGCTGGCGCAGGTCGCCGACGCCGGTGACATCGCCGCCAACCCGTTCAACATCAACGAGGCCGTGGAGACGGTCGAGGCCGCGGCCGACGACCTGCTGGCCTCCGGCGCCCGCATGATGACCCTGGGCGGCGACCACACCATCGCCCTCCCGCTCCTCCGCTCGGTCGCCAAGAAGCACGGCCCGGTCGCGCTGCTGCACTTCGACGCCCACCTGGACACCTGGGACACCTACTTCGGCGCCGAGTACACCCACGGCACCCCGTTCCGCCGCGCCGTCGAGGAGGGCATCCTCGACACCTCCGCGCTGTCCCACGTCGGCACCCGCGGCCCGCTCTACGGCAAGAAGGACCTGGACGAGGACGAGAAGATGGGCTTCGGCATCGTCACGTCCGCGGACGTCATGCGCCGCGGTGTCGACGAGGTCGCCGACCAGCTGCGCCAGCGCATCGGCGACCGCCCGCTGTACATCTCCATCGACATCGACGTGCTGGACCCGGCGCACGCCCCCGGCACCGGCACCCCCGAGGCCGGCGGCCTCACCTCCCGTGAGCTGCTGGAGATCGTGCGCGGGCTGTCGTCCTGCAACCTGGTCTCGGCCGACGTCGTCGAGGTCGCCCCGGCGTACGACCACGCGGAGATCACCTGCGTGGCCGCCTCCCACACGGCGTACGAGCTGACGACGATCATGTCGCGGCAGATCGCGGCGGCCCGGCAGGGGGAGTAG
- a CDS encoding GNAT family N-acetyltransferase, protein MTPSIDLRTFHSLPPARQHLLDVYADVRADLLHLPNYAVTAFAERLDRHFKEPGWVAVLAYEQDEPIGYAYANTVDSEDRWWKRVTPAPPTEYTDRHVVALKEIGVRIPWRGTGIARKIHDTLLADRGEPYVTLMVNPLAGDGKVHRLYESWGYEDLGRSQPSPASPVLTAMIRAVR, encoded by the coding sequence ATGACGCCCAGCATCGATCTGCGCACGTTCCACTCGCTCCCACCGGCCCGGCAACATCTCCTGGACGTGTACGCCGATGTCCGCGCAGACCTCTTGCACCTTCCGAACTATGCGGTCACCGCCTTCGCCGAGCGCCTCGACCGTCATTTCAAGGAGCCAGGGTGGGTGGCGGTCCTTGCCTATGAGCAGGACGAGCCCATCGGCTATGCGTACGCCAATACTGTTGATTCCGAGGACCGTTGGTGGAAGCGCGTCACACCCGCTCCACCGACCGAATACACCGACCGGCATGTCGTGGCCCTCAAGGAAATCGGCGTGCGCATTCCCTGGCGCGGTACCGGCATTGCCCGGAAAATCCACGACACCCTCCTGGCCGACCGCGGCGAGCCGTACGTCACGCTCATGGTCAACCCGCTCGCCGGAGACGGAAAGGTGCACCGCCTCTACGAATCCTGGGGATACGAAGACCTCGGCCGGAGCCAGCCCTCGCCCGCCTCTCCGGTCCTGACGGCGATGATCAGGGCCGTTCGCTGA
- a CDS encoding acyl-CoA dehydrogenase family protein → MRRTVFNEDHEAFRETLRAFIEAEVVPVYDEWFAAGQAPRDFYYKLAELGIFGIRVDEEFGGAGIDSYKFEAVMYEETARAGVTFGGSGVHVLLGLPYIKMLATDEQKKRFLPKFVSGEEMWALAMTEPGTGSDLAGMKTTAKLSEDGTHYVLNGAKTFITGGVHADRVIVCARTAAPKQDDRRFGISLFAVDTKAEGYSVGRKLDKLGLKTSDTAELAFVDVKVPVEDLLGEENKGFSYLGLNLASERWGIAFGAYAQAAAAVRFAKEYVQDRTIFGKTVASFQNTKFELAACQAEVDAAQAVADRTLEALDAGELSPAEAASAKLFCTEVAHRVIDRCLQLHGGYGYMNEYPIARLYADNRVNRIYGGTSEVMKSIIAKSMGL, encoded by the coding sequence ATGCGCCGTACGGTGTTCAACGAGGATCACGAGGCGTTCCGGGAGACCCTGCGGGCCTTCATCGAGGCCGAGGTCGTGCCGGTGTACGACGAGTGGTTCGCCGCCGGCCAGGCGCCGCGCGACTTCTACTACAAGCTCGCCGAGCTGGGCATATTCGGTATCCGCGTGGACGAGGAGTTCGGCGGCGCGGGCATCGACTCGTACAAGTTCGAGGCCGTGATGTACGAGGAGACCGCCCGCGCGGGCGTCACCTTCGGCGGCTCCGGCGTGCACGTGCTGCTCGGCCTGCCGTACATCAAGATGCTCGCCACCGACGAGCAGAAGAAGCGCTTCCTGCCGAAGTTCGTCTCCGGTGAGGAGATGTGGGCCCTCGCGATGACCGAGCCGGGCACCGGCTCCGACCTCGCGGGCATGAAGACCACCGCGAAGCTCTCCGAGGACGGCACGCACTACGTCCTCAACGGCGCCAAGACCTTCATCACCGGCGGTGTGCACGCCGACCGCGTGATCGTCTGCGCCCGTACCGCCGCGCCGAAGCAGGACGACCGCCGGTTCGGCATCTCCCTCTTCGCCGTCGACACCAAGGCCGAGGGCTACTCCGTCGGCCGCAAGCTGGACAAGCTCGGCCTGAAGACCTCCGACACCGCCGAGCTGGCCTTCGTCGACGTCAAGGTCCCCGTCGAGGACCTGCTGGGCGAGGAGAACAAGGGCTTCTCCTACCTGGGCCTGAACCTCGCCTCGGAGCGCTGGGGCATCGCCTTCGGCGCCTACGCGCAGGCCGCGGCGGCCGTCCGGTTCGCCAAGGAGTACGTGCAGGACCGCACGATCTTCGGCAAGACCGTCGCCTCCTTCCAGAACACCAAGTTCGAGCTGGCCGCCTGCCAGGCCGAGGTGGACGCCGCGCAGGCCGTCGCCGACCGCACCCTGGAGGCCCTGGACGCGGGCGAGCTGTCCCCGGCCGAGGCCGCGAGCGCCAAGCTGTTCTGCACCGAGGTCGCGCACCGCGTGATCGACCGGTGCCTCCAGCTGCACGGCGGCTACGGCTACATGAACGAGTACCCGATCGCCCGCCTGTACGCCGACAACCGCGTCAACCGCATCTACGGCGGCACCAGCGAGGTCATGAAGTCCATCATCGCCAAGTCCATGGGCCTCTAG
- a CDS encoding serine/threonine-protein kinase, whose amino-acid sequence MGEFPPLPAAAVATAESACGIPVELTEISHRRGAAVWKAAGPDGAVAIKAGSGKGAAVTRREAAVLGAIGWPDYLVDSGEDEDDGVAWLVTRWFRGPSTWHACAPVRSGQDGRADALSASVDLCRAVADLHASGWVHSDLQPSHGIHTDHGVRLIDCSWSWCHGAEPADGFRGGLTHLVAPELAASINLGTRPVTPGTATDVYALAGSLWTCVTGRWPLDYAAAGIDPVPLTPEELRARIAAGRIPLDTAAPWPAFQDILRPVLLGRADDRPTAAELADALTRVIT is encoded by the coding sequence ATGGGCGAGTTCCCTCCTCTCCCCGCAGCCGCCGTCGCCACCGCCGAATCGGCCTGCGGCATTCCGGTCGAGCTGACGGAGATCTCCCACCGGCGTGGAGCGGCGGTGTGGAAGGCGGCCGGACCGGATGGCGCAGTGGCGATCAAGGCCGGCAGCGGCAAGGGGGCGGCGGTCACCCGGCGGGAGGCAGCGGTCCTCGGGGCAATCGGCTGGCCCGACTACCTGGTGGACTCCGGCGAGGACGAGGACGACGGCGTGGCCTGGTTGGTGACCCGCTGGTTCAGGGGGCCTTCGACCTGGCATGCGTGCGCGCCCGTACGGTCCGGCCAGGACGGGCGGGCCGATGCCCTGTCAGCCTCGGTGGACCTGTGCCGGGCCGTGGCGGACCTCCACGCCTCCGGGTGGGTCCACTCCGACCTCCAGCCCTCCCACGGGATCCACACCGATCACGGCGTACGGCTGATCGACTGCTCCTGGTCCTGGTGCCACGGCGCGGAACCGGCCGACGGATTCCGCGGGGGCCTCACCCATCTCGTGGCGCCGGAGCTGGCCGCGTCCATCAACCTCGGCACCCGGCCGGTCACTCCCGGTACCGCCACCGATGTGTACGCCCTCGCCGGCTCCCTGTGGACCTGCGTCACCGGCCGCTGGCCACTGGACTACGCCGCGGCGGGGATCGACCCCGTCCCGCTGACCCCGGAGGAACTCCGCGCCCGTATCGCCGCGGGCCGCATCCCCCTCGACACCGCGGCCCCCTGGCCGGCGTTCCAGGACATCCTGCGGCCGGTCCTCCTGGGCAGGGCGGACGACCGGCCGACAGCCGCCGAACTGGCCGACGCCCTGACAAGGGTGATCACGTGA